A single window of Zea mays cultivar B73 chromosome 10, Zm-B73-REFERENCE-NAM-5.0, whole genome shotgun sequence DNA harbors:
- the LOC103641650 gene encoding uncharacterized protein, with amino-acid sequence MGFIMEFAENLILRLMEDPDKRDQVRREHAYKMKERCERTKAAWSLPLRPYSFWTFDRFNSQLSWDLQISQAAGRRDPYDDLITRHSGSPPSS; translated from the coding sequence ATGGGTTTCATCATGGAGTTCGCAGAGAACCTGATCCTCCGTTTGATGGAGGACCCGGACAAGCGCGACCAGGTTCGGCGGGAGCATGCCTACAAGATGAAGGAGCGGTGCGAGCGCACCAAGGCGGCGTGGAGCCTCCCTCTGCGCCCCTACAGCTTCTGGACCTTCGACCGCTTCAACTCGCAGCTCTCCTGGGACCTGCAGATCAGCCAGGCTGCCGGTCGCCGGGACCCTTACGACGACCTCATCACCCGCCACTCCGGCTCCCCGCCGTCTTCCTAA